The sequence CAGCATGCCGATGACGACACCGATCAGGCAGTACAGCAGGTTCGTCGGCTCGAGTACGACGCCGAAGCCGTCGAGCACAGGGGCGAAGTCCACGGACCCTCCTAGAAGAGGTGCGGGATGGGGACCGAGAGGGCCGCCACGAAGACCAGATAGAACGCGACCACCACGGCGAGGCTCGTGATGATCGACGTGCGCCAGCCTTCCCGGCCGAGGAACCGCAGCCAGACGAAGGCGAGCAGGGCGGCGGGGATCTCGAATCCGATGACCTCGATGACCGCGACGAACACCACCATGGTGGCCAGGCCGGCGAGGACCAGCCAGCTCGCCCCGGAGAAGCGTTCGCCGTCCGTCGTCCGCCTGGCCGTGGCGAGCAGGCCGAGGCCCAGCACGACGAGCACGGCGCTGACCAGCAGCGGCCAGGTGCCGGACTCGGGGCTGCGGGCGGTCCCGAGGCCGAGGCGGACGGAGCCGACGAGCGCGGCGATACCGAGCGCGACGACGGCGGCGGCGGTGAGCACGTTGCTCAGCGGTCCGGCGGCGGCTGGACGCCCCTCGTGTTCGGCCTCCTCGATCCGGTGGATCGCCTCCTCGAGGCTGAGCTCCTCGAGGGGAGGTTCCCCGCCGACGGGCCCGCTCGGGAGACCACTCCCCGAGGGGGCGGCCCCGGCGGCCGGGTGGCCGCCGGGGCTCCCCGGGGTGCGCGCCCCGTCGTGGGCAGAGGTCACTTCGATCCGCCGAGCTGGATGCCGTACTTCTGGACGACGCCGCGGTACTTGTCCAGGTTGCCGATCCACTGCTTGCGCAACTCCTCGCCGTCGACCTCGTTCGGGGTGAGCTGGTTGTCCTCGTTGAACTTCTGGTACGCCTCGGCCTTGAACGCCTTCTCGAACGACGCGCGGAGGCTGTCG comes from Micromonospora purpureochromogenes and encodes:
- a CDS encoding tripartite tricarboxylate transporter TctB family protein, giving the protein MTSAHDGARTPGSPGGHPAAGAAPSGSGLPSGPVGGEPPLEELSLEEAIHRIEEAEHEGRPAAAGPLSNVLTAAAVVALGIAALVGSVRLGLGTARSPESGTWPLLVSAVLVVLGLGLLATARRTTDGERFSGASWLVLAGLATMVVFVAVIEVIGFEIPAALLAFVWLRFLGREGWRTSIITSLAVVVAFYLVFVAALSVPIPHLF